CGATCCACCACCTCGCCGAGGACCACTCGCTGTGGCCCGTCCTGCGCACCAAACTGGACGGCCAGGACGAGCAGTTGAGGATGCTCCAGGCCATGGAGCTGGAACACGCCCAGCTGGACAAGGCCGTGGAGAAGATCGACGCGGCGCTCGGGCAGGAGGGCGGCGAGAAGGCCCTGCCGGAACTCATGGACGACGTCATCGCCTGTCTGACCGACCACCTCGACCACGAGGAGGCCCAGGCCCTGCCGCTCATCGAGAGCGAGCTCACGGCGGCCGAGTGGGGCGCCTTCGTGGCGCGGCAGCGCAGCCAGGTCGGCATCAAGGGCGCCGCGACGTTCTTCCCCTGGCTGCTCGACGGGGTGCCGGACGCCGAACGGCGCACCGTGCTCGACAAGGTCCCGCCGCCGCTGCGCCTGGTGTACCGCGCGGTGTGGCGCCCCAAGTACGAGCGCAACTCACCCTGGAAGGGCAGGGCCGCCTGATAGCGGCGGCCACCAAGACCCCGGTGCCGGACGCGTAATCCCCCGGTGCGTCCGGCACCGGGCCACCTCAGAAGGCGACCGCCCCGGACCGCGCGATGCGGTCCGGGGCGGTCGCCTTCTGACGGGATTTCAGAGCACCAGCACGGCCTTGCCGTTGACCTGCCGGTCGCCGACGCTGCGCAGGACGGGCTCCGCGTCCCTCCAG
Above is a genomic segment from Streptomyces sp. NBC_01381 containing:
- a CDS encoding hemerythrin domain-containing protein, whose product is MNAPAQTGGAPAVDLTMMYAIHHAFRRDLRLLAAAQYDDVAAFRRGWQLFKNYLTIHHLAEDHSLWPVLRTKLDGQDEQLRMLQAMELEHAQLDKAVEKIDAALGQEGGEKALPELMDDVIACLTDHLDHEEAQALPLIESELTAAEWGAFVARQRSQVGIKGAATFFPWLLDGVPDAERRTVLDKVPPPLRLVYRAVWRPKYERNSPWKGRAA